One window of the Candidatus Zixiibacteriota bacterium genome contains the following:
- a CDS encoding putative Surface antigen (D15) (Evidence 3 : Putative function from multiple computational evidences) encodes MIVRLNILFSIIVGGLILSSSASAQFSANSHLNRWLLKKPVIDSIIIKGNKYFDESKVRGVMFSRRGNIFRAIKSERRGRVQRETVMRDTAEVKYLYLSSGFLGVRLKEEFEPIPPDSNAKVIMNINEGRQFFYDRSVVTGTYDTTFARDLGGIALRFKKGKPVNPFALKQTLYDCKSVLANRGYPYATADYQIDTSETNDRADIRFIIRSDSLVHFGNLRIIGVKYYDSSIVRREITFHKGDIYRRKDIIDTQKRLLSTGYYLTLQLFSATGDSVKAANRLNPDFVLNLKERKPRYVSIKTGAGQDPYKDLIWDFSASWGKRNFLKSRNLELSAQTRLVIFTEWRVISHGYSVKFTEPRFLGIRMPAVLTGQIEPGVRSAVQPYRIQTWSVSLETNWNYDERLKIMSGTSYKSVNIYGLSAADALKLRQDQGINIRRNIYFNINRDYRDNPFVPAAGSLTSLRLEYAGGIMGGDENFIYADASWSRYQHIWPGWISASRIKFGRVQAFSTSANVPIDVRFYAGGANTVRGFPENGLGPALPDGTPEGGNYLVIGNQEFRYPIIGKLWGSLFADMGNVFLAAQDIKWTNLAWSYGVGIQFISPAGPIRFDYARRIRTKTILPGHRFHFTILYAF; translated from the coding sequence ATGATTGTGAGACTCAACATATTATTCTCAATCATCGTTGGCGGTCTTATACTGAGCAGTTCGGCTTCCGCTCAGTTTTCCGCAAATTCACATCTCAATCGCTGGCTTCTCAAAAAACCGGTAATCGATTCCATAATTATAAAAGGTAACAAGTACTTTGATGAATCGAAAGTTAGGGGCGTGATGTTTTCCCGCCGCGGCAACATCTTTCGCGCTATCAAATCCGAACGGCGGGGGCGGGTCCAGCGCGAAACCGTGATGCGGGACACGGCTGAGGTGAAATATCTATATTTGTCTTCCGGCTTTCTGGGAGTGCGTTTGAAAGAGGAATTCGAGCCGATTCCGCCCGATTCCAATGCCAAAGTCATTATGAATATAAACGAAGGGCGACAATTTTTCTATGACAGGTCAGTGGTAACAGGAACTTATGATACAACTTTCGCCCGGGATTTGGGCGGCATCGCTCTTCGATTCAAAAAGGGCAAACCGGTTAATCCCTTTGCCTTGAAACAGACGCTGTATGACTGCAAATCGGTCTTAGCCAACCGCGGTTACCCCTACGCAACCGCCGATTATCAAATCGATACCAGTGAGACGAATGACCGTGCTGATATAAGATTTATCATAAGATCGGATTCCCTGGTTCACTTCGGAAACCTTCGCATAATTGGCGTCAAATATTACGATTCCTCCATTGTCCGACGCGAAATCACTTTTCATAAGGGCGATATTTATCGCCGCAAAGATATTATCGATACTCAGAAACGGTTGCTGAGTACGGGATATTATCTCACCCTCCAATTGTTCAGTGCTACCGGAGATTCCGTCAAAGCGGCCAATCGGTTGAATCCCGATTTTGTCCTTAATTTGAAAGAGAGAAAACCGCGATATGTATCGATAAAAACCGGTGCCGGACAGGATCCGTATAAGGATTTGATTTGGGATTTTTCGGCCTCTTGGGGAAAGAGGAATTTTCTTAAATCCCGCAATCTGGAATTGTCGGCCCAGACAAGGCTGGTGATATTCACGGAATGGCGAGTAATAAGCCACGGTTATAGTGTGAAATTTACGGAGCCGAGATTTCTGGGGATCAGGATGCCGGCCGTTCTGACCGGGCAAATCGAACCGGGGGTGCGCTCGGCGGTTCAGCCCTACCGGATTCAGACCTGGTCAGTTTCGCTCGAGACGAACTGGAATTATGACGAAAGACTCAAAATCATGTCGGGAACGTCCTATAAATCCGTTAATATTTACGGTCTGAGTGCCGCGGATGCCCTCAAATTAAGACAGGATCAGGGTATTAATATCAGGAGAAATATCTATTTCAATATCAACCGCGACTATCGTGATAATCCTTTCGTGCCGGCGGCCGGCTCCCTGACATCCCTGCGTCTTGAATATGCCGGTGGAATCATGGGCGGTGATGAGAATTTCATTTATGCCGATGCTTCCTGGTCTCGCTACCAGCATATCTGGCCGGGGTGGATTTCCGCATCGCGCATTAAATTCGGCCGGGTCCAGGCTTTCTCAACTTCGGCCAATGTTCCGATTGATGTCCGTTTCTATGCCGGAGGGGCAAATACGGTGCGCGGATTTCCGGAAAACGGACTCGGCCCCGCACTTCCTGATGGGACACCTGAAGGGGGTAATTATTTGGTGATCGGTAACCAGGAATTCCGCTATCCGATAATCGGCAAACTTTGGGGCTCGCTTTTCGCCGATATGGGCAATGTATTTCTGGCCGCTCAGGATATTAAATGGACCAATCTGGCCTGGTCTTATGGGGTCGGTATCCAATTCATTTCGCCGGCCGGACCGATTCGTTTTGACTACGCCCGAAGAATCCGCACCAAAACGATTCTGCCGGGTCACAGATTTCATTTTACAATTCTTTACGCATTTTAG
- the iscS gene encoding Cysteine desulfurase → MEFISDNEVNKLKQIYLDYNSTTPLDERVLEAMLPYLKTKFGNASSLHGFGREAKAGLEEAREKVAALLGVEPSEIYFTSGGTESDNMALKGIAYNRQGKRNHIITSAIEHHAVLESAKFIEKSGLRVDYLGVDKEGFVSPASLREKIDDETSIVSIMQANNEVGTIQDIKSLARIAHDRGALFHTDAVQAVGKIEVNIKELDVDLLSLSAHKFYGPKGVGAMFLRKGIKISPLSHGGHHEKGRRAGTENVAGVVGLAAALELAEKNREVEHQRLSSLADFFIGAVQSRIEDVYLNGPRENDRRVPSTVNLSFQAVEGESIILSLDMKGIGVASGSACTSGSLEASHVLMAMGIPPELAQGSIRFSMGRFTTKDDLEYTVSVLPEIIERLRAMSPLYNKGK, encoded by the coding sequence TTGGAATTCATATCCGATAATGAGGTAAATAAATTGAAGCAGATATATCTTGATTACAACAGTACGACGCCGCTCGATGAGAGAGTTCTGGAAGCCATGCTTCCATATTTAAAAACGAAATTCGGCAATGCCAGTTCTCTGCATGGTTTCGGACGGGAAGCCAAAGCCGGTCTGGAAGAAGCAAGGGAAAAGGTAGCGGCGCTTCTCGGGGTGGAACCGTCGGAAATCTACTTTACCTCCGGCGGTACCGAATCGGACAACATGGCCCTAAAGGGCATTGCCTATAACAGACAGGGAAAACGCAACCATATCATAACATCCGCCATTGAGCACCACGCGGTTCTGGAATCGGCAAAATTTATAGAGAAGAGCGGGCTCAGGGTCGATTATCTTGGTGTCGACAAGGAAGGTTTTGTTTCTCCGGCGTCGCTCAGGGAAAAGATCGATGATGAAACTTCAATTGTTTCTATCATGCAGGCCAACAATGAAGTCGGTACGATTCAGGATATAAAATCATTGGCACGGATTGCCCATGACAGAGGCGCTCTGTTCCATACCGATGCCGTTCAGGCGGTCGGTAAAATCGAAGTTAATATCAAAGAGCTTGATGTTGATCTGCTTTCTTTGTCCGCCCATAAATTTTATGGCCCCAAAGGTGTCGGCGCCATGTTTCTTCGCAAAGGGATTAAAATTTCCCCGCTTTCACATGGCGGACATCACGAAAAGGGTCGCCGCGCCGGGACTGAAAACGTTGCGGGCGTGGTGGGATTGGCCGCAGCGCTGGAATTGGCTGAAAAGAATCGTGAAGTCGAGCACCAGCGATTATCAAGTTTGGCGGATTTCTTCATCGGTGCCGTCCAATCACGGATTGAAGATGTTTACCTGAACGGGCCGAGGGAAAACGATCGGAGAGTGCCTTCGACTGTAAACCTGTCATTCCAGGCCGTCGAGGGGGAGTCGATCATCCTGTCGCTCGATATGAAGGGGATAGGGGTGGCTTCGGGCTCCGCCTGCACTTCCGGATCGCTGGAAGCTTCCCACGTATTGATGGCCATGGGGATTCCTCCGGAATTGGCCCAGGGATCGATCCGGTTCTCGATGGGACGGTTCACAACCAAAGATGATTTGGAATATACCGTTTCCGTTCTGCCGGAAATTATCGAGCGGTTAAGGGCCATGTCGCCGCTTTACAATAAGGGCAAATAA
- the mnmA gene encoding tRNA-specific 2-thiouridylase MnmA: protein MAKRVLVAVSGGVDSSVAMLLLRDAGYEVAAAHMKLWDYAEVGGDSYQDGRCCSLEAINDLRLICERLSIPFYVLNFSKQFREIVIENFVSEYRAGRTPNPCVLCNTHLKWSAFLQKARETDCDFIATGHYAIVENDLNRNRYCVRKGVDDTRDQSYALWGLTQEALSRTLFPLGKYHKTEIRALARRYNLKNAEKPESREICFVADDNYHRFIKEWEEKQGRKIEPGNIVDENGANIGRHSGTPFYTIGQRKGLGISNPTPLYVHRIDAKNNDVVVGGQGGLFRSNMIVKDINWVALDNPQKSFPAEIKIRYLHKPSPGTVTPGENSTAEVKFDIPQRAITPGQSAVFYNGDLVLGGGFIES, encoded by the coding sequence ATGGCAAAAAGAGTATTGGTCGCAGTTTCGGGAGGAGTCGATTCCTCGGTAGCCATGCTGCTCCTTCGGGATGCCGGGTATGAAGTGGCCGCCGCCCATATGAAATTATGGGATTATGCGGAGGTCGGGGGTGATAGTTATCAGGATGGCCGCTGTTGCTCTCTCGAGGCCATTAATGATCTCAGGCTGATATGCGAGCGGTTATCAATACCTTTTTACGTTTTGAACTTCTCGAAGCAGTTTCGGGAAATTGTGATTGAAAATTTCGTCTCCGAATATCGGGCCGGGCGGACCCCCAATCCTTGTGTTCTATGTAATACTCACCTGAAATGGTCGGCCTTTCTTCAAAAGGCCCGCGAAACGGATTGTGATTTCATCGCCACGGGACATTATGCTATCGTGGAAAACGATTTGAACCGCAATAGATATTGTGTCCGCAAGGGAGTGGATGATACCCGCGATCAGTCATATGCCCTCTGGGGGCTGACGCAGGAGGCGCTCTCTCGAACTCTTTTCCCCCTGGGTAAATACCATAAAACGGAAATCCGGGCCTTGGCTCGGCGTTACAATCTCAAGAATGCCGAAAAGCCGGAATCGCGCGAAATTTGTTTTGTCGCCGATGACAATTATCATAGATTCATAAAAGAGTGGGAGGAGAAACAGGGTCGCAAAATCGAACCCGGAAATATAGTCGATGAAAATGGCGCCAATATCGGGCGGCACTCTGGAACCCCGTTCTACACAATTGGACAGCGTAAGGGTCTGGGAATATCCAATCCGACTCCGCTGTATGTCCATAGGATTGATGCCAAAAATAATGACGTCGTCGTGGGAGGGCAAGGTGGTCTTTTTAGATCAAACATGATCGTGAAAGATATTAATTGGGTCGCTTTAGATAATCCGCAGAAATCCTTCCCGGCCGAAATAAAAATACGTTATTTGCACAAGCCGTCACCGGGCACTGTCACCCCGGGAGAAAATAGCACGGCCGAGGTAAAATTCGACATCCCGCAGCGTGCTATTACCCCCGGACAGTCGGCGGTTTTCTATAACGGCGATCTGGTTTTGGGAGGCGGTTTTATTGAATCCTAA
- a CDS encoding conserved hypothetical protein (Evidence 4 : Unknown function but conserved in other organisms), with translation MFKATFLGHSCVMATDGKYNIIIDPFLTGNPLATIKADQVKVDYILVTHGHGDHLGDAVPIAMKNDAIIIAPNELAIYVQKQGARAHNMHIGGAYNFPFGRVKMTIAHHGSGAGDGLVYTGNPCGFLISMGGKTMYHAGDTGLFYDMKLIGDMNKIDLAFLPIGDNFTMGIDDAVKAVEFLHPGTVIPMHYKTWPVIDTEPAQFAARLKESATKTVILKPGESIEI, from the coding sequence ATGTTTAAAGCCACATTTTTGGGACACAGTTGTGTCATGGCGACTGACGGCAAATACAATATCATCATAGATCCTTTCCTCACCGGCAATCCCCTCGCAACCATAAAAGCCGATCAGGTCAAAGTTGATTATATTCTGGTTACCCATGGCCACGGCGACCATTTGGGCGATGCTGTTCCCATCGCCATGAAGAATGACGCCATCATTATCGCTCCGAACGAACTGGCCATCTATGTTCAGAAGCAGGGCGCCAGGGCACATAATATGCATATCGGGGGAGCTTATAATTTTCCTTTCGGGCGAGTCAAAATGACGATTGCCCACCACGGCTCCGGGGCCGGCGACGGTTTGGTGTATACCGGCAATCCTTGCGGGTTCCTGATCAGCATGGGGGGGAAAACGATGTACCATGCCGGCGACACTGGTCTGTTCTATGATATGAAATTGATCGGCGATATGAATAAAATTGACCTGGCTTTTTTGCCGATTGGGGACAATTTTACCATGGGAATTGACGACGCCGTCAAGGCCGTGGAATTTCTGCATCCCGGAACCGTCATCCCCATGCATTATAAAACCTGGCCCGTAATCGATACGGAACCGGCTCAATTTGCGGCTCGCTTAAAAGAAAGTGCAACCAAAACCGTAATACTGAAACCCGGTGAATCGATAGAAATATAA